One genomic window of Pelagibaculum spongiae includes the following:
- a CDS encoding N(5)-(carboxyethyl)ornithine synthase — MNLSKVGVIGTSRKEDERRFPIHPEHLLRIPEALRRQLIFEKGYGEPFGVTDAEIAELTGGVATRHELLADIGTVIIAKPVLADLQELREGGTLWGYVHCVQQQDITQAALDRKQTLIAFEDMFIWSPNGQIGRHTFYKNNEMAGYCAVIHSLQLKGIDGHYGDQRKTIIFGFGAVSRGAIYALKAHGFRDITICIQRTEDEVREEVLDCNYVRVRAGEEGEARMVVVEHDGTARPLTELISEADIIVNGTFQNTKSPTDFVTEAESGCLKPHSLIIDVSCDEGMGFFFAKPTTFKNPMFKYQSIDYYAVDHTPSYLWESATRSISAALIVYLPAVLAGRESWHENETIRRAINIDCGVIKSNAILSFQQREAEYPHACINPEKNIASDNVV; from the coding sequence ATGAACCTATCAAAAGTAGGCGTCATAGGGACTTCAAGAAAAGAAGATGAACGACGTTTCCCAATTCATCCCGAGCACTTACTGAGAATTCCCGAAGCGCTTCGCCGTCAGTTAATTTTTGAGAAAGGTTACGGCGAACCGTTTGGTGTCACAGATGCTGAAATCGCTGAACTGACTGGTGGCGTTGCCACTCGACATGAATTACTGGCAGATATCGGCACGGTAATTATCGCCAAGCCGGTTTTGGCTGACCTGCAAGAGCTTCGTGAAGGTGGAACGCTCTGGGGCTATGTGCACTGTGTGCAGCAGCAAGATATTACACAGGCGGCGCTAGACCGCAAGCAAACTCTGATTGCCTTTGAAGATATGTTTATTTGGTCACCGAATGGCCAGATAGGGCGCCATACCTTCTATAAAAATAATGAAATGGCTGGCTATTGTGCAGTGATTCATTCTCTGCAGCTTAAAGGTATTGATGGACATTATGGTGATCAGCGCAAAACAATTATTTTCGGTTTTGGTGCAGTTAGCCGGGGCGCGATTTATGCGCTGAAAGCACATGGTTTTAGAGATATTACTATCTGTATTCAACGTACAGAAGATGAAGTTCGTGAAGAGGTCTTGGATTGTAACTACGTGAGAGTCCGAGCCGGTGAAGAAGGTGAGGCCCGTATGGTGGTAGTAGAGCATGACGGTACCGCAAGACCGCTGACAGAATTGATTAGTGAAGCTGATATTATTGTAAACGGCACTTTTCAAAATACTAAAAGCCCAACTGACTTCGTTACTGAAGCAGAAAGTGGCTGTCTTAAACCGCATAGTCTGATTATTGACGTCAGTTGTGATGAAGGTATGGGATTCTTTTTTGCCAAGCCAACCACTTTTAAGAATCCGATGTTTAAGTATCAAAGCATTGATTATTATGCGGTTGATCATACGCCTAGCTATTTGTGGGAAAGTGCAACCCGGTCTATTTCAGCGGCGTTAATTGTTTACTTGCCAGCAGTACTTGCTGGTCGAGAATCTTGGCATGAAAACGAAACAATTCGAAGAGCAATTAACATTGATTGTGGTGTGATTAAAAGCAATGCTATTTTGTCATTTCAACAGCGTGAAGCTGAATATCCACATGCTTGTATCAACCCAGAAAAAAATATTGCTTCTGATAATGTTGTTTGA
- a CDS encoding transposase produces the protein MDACKKPSFFIMPAPRAILFDPKANPYVHACSRCVRRGWLCGEDPAIVPELRKNYDHRRQWIVDRIDLLARAFSIDVAAYAVMSNHYHLVLYVDVARANKWSARQVLLQYTKVFDAEPLVKKYLSSQKRLLLSEAEIHYVEAKAEEYRKRLYSISWFMKSINEPLARLANAEDHCKGRFWEGRFKAQALLDEQALLTCMAYVDLNPLRAGIAKTPETSDYTSIQARVETELPEIASNQTRIKNNKKSIKNRRYDYQFALLKPFSDSAHLKNKSNKPHVKQKPLPFSLNDYLELVDASARMARNDKKYHMDSQLPPIFDRLKIDTTAVWWAKTMSGQSKALSNVRSFAHAIGSYLNISALKARVKQQTQAWRANQPPPKNSS, from the coding sequence GTGGATGCTTGTAAAAAGCCTTCCTTTTTTATTATGCCCGCACCTCGTGCCATTCTGTTTGACCCGAAAGCGAATCCATATGTGCATGCCTGTTCAAGATGCGTTAGGCGAGGGTGGTTGTGTGGTGAAGATCCTGCGATTGTGCCTGAGCTTCGAAAAAATTATGATCATCGCCGCCAGTGGATTGTCGATCGAATTGATCTGCTGGCGCGGGCATTCTCAATTGATGTAGCAGCCTATGCCGTGATGAGCAATCACTACCATCTGGTGCTTTATGTCGATGTTGCACGAGCCAATAAATGGAGTGCGCGCCAGGTATTATTGCAATATACTAAAGTGTTCGATGCCGAGCCGTTAGTTAAAAAATACCTCAGTTCGCAAAAGCGTCTTTTACTCAGTGAGGCTGAAATTCATTATGTTGAAGCCAAAGCTGAAGAATATCGCAAGCGATTGTATTCAATTAGCTGGTTTATGAAATCGATTAATGAACCGCTGGCTCGGTTGGCCAATGCCGAAGACCATTGCAAGGGGCGTTTTTGGGAAGGCCGTTTTAAAGCTCAGGCGCTGCTTGATGAACAAGCATTGCTGACTTGCATGGCGTATGTTGACCTCAATCCTTTGCGAGCGGGCATAGCTAAAACACCAGAAACATCGGATTACACGTCCATTCAAGCAAGAGTCGAAACTGAACTGCCTGAAATAGCATCTAACCAAACTCGTATTAAAAATAATAAGAAATCGATTAAAAACCGGCGCTATGATTATCAGTTTGCTCTATTGAAACCTTTTTCAGATAGCGCTCACCTAAAGAATAAATCCAACAAACCACATGTAAAGCAAAAGCCTTTGCCGTTTTCATTAAATGATTATCTGGAGCTGGTTGATGCCAGTGCCAGAATGGCGCGAAATGATAAAAAATATCACATGGATAGCCAGTTGCCCCCTATTTTTGACAGATTAAAAATTGATACTACAGCAGTCTGGTGGGCTAAAACCATGAGCGGCCAAAGTAAGGCGCTTTCTAATGTGCGATCATTTGCCCATGCGATAGGCAGTTACCTAAACATCAGCGCGCTCAAGGCAAGAGTGAAACAACAAACGCAAGCTTGGCGAGCCAACCAACCGCCGCCGAAAAACTCCAGCTAA
- a CDS encoding bifunctional protein-serine/threonine kinase/phosphatase, with the protein MSKLKIITAVASDKGIKQQNQDACAISIPDSDSVLANKGLVLVIADGVSASSHAQQASQTAVNSFIADYYSTPDSWTIKHAAAKVLYALNRWLYQLGHQIPDDQGSWCTTFTAMVAKNNQLHLLHAGDSRGWLMRNGLLEHLTRDHMHHVGQQHYLGRALGIEPGIEIDYKQHALQVGDLLMLTTDGVHDVLDRSQVRQLLSQPWSLQKMADQLVAMALEQGSTDNLSVMLAYVESLPVCDEQTRLQQLAKLRFPPDLYSGQKIDNFLIIEQLHASKRSQLYLAEDLLADADNENNQVLLKTPSVNYQDDPKYIEGFLREEWIGRRLNHPAVMSVYPPREDRKFLYHSCQYISGDNLRQWIFDHPKPAMSEVRNLLKQIVSAVRVVHRMQILHQDLKPENLMLDQQGRVLLIDFGSARVAGEQNINLDDDLPLPPGTKNYMAPEYFLDSGNIDTSAEQFSIAVMAYEMLSGQLPYKEQAGSSIRVRHYQHLHYQSLLKHRPDLPWWIDMAIEKACSPDPKNRYSALSEFLQDLSMPNPLFKLPKQQPLLERNPLVFWQGVSAFLLLLNLVSWVTD; encoded by the coding sequence ATGAGCAAATTGAAAATAATCACGGCAGTTGCGTCAGATAAAGGAATAAAACAACAAAACCAAGATGCTTGCGCAATTTCGATTCCTGATTCAGATTCTGTTCTGGCCAATAAAGGTTTGGTGTTGGTTATTGCTGATGGTGTGAGTGCATCTAGTCATGCCCAGCAAGCTAGCCAGACTGCGGTTAATAGCTTTATTGCAGATTATTACAGTACCCCAGATTCATGGACGATTAAGCATGCTGCAGCCAAAGTGCTTTACGCATTAAATCGCTGGTTATACCAACTTGGCCACCAAATTCCCGATGATCAAGGTAGTTGGTGTACCACATTTACCGCGATGGTTGCTAAAAATAATCAATTGCATTTGTTGCATGCTGGTGATTCACGAGGTTGGTTAATGCGCAATGGTTTATTGGAGCATTTAACCCGAGACCATATGCATCATGTTGGCCAGCAACATTATTTAGGCCGGGCGCTGGGCATAGAGCCCGGCATTGAAATAGATTATAAACAGCATGCATTGCAAGTGGGTGATCTACTTATGCTAACCACCGATGGAGTGCATGATGTGTTGGATAGAAGTCAGGTCAGGCAGTTATTATCGCAGCCATGGTCATTGCAAAAAATGGCCGATCAGTTAGTTGCAATGGCTCTGGAGCAAGGTAGCACAGACAATCTTTCAGTGATGCTTGCTTATGTTGAATCTTTGCCGGTTTGCGATGAGCAAACCAGGCTACAGCAGCTAGCAAAATTACGATTCCCGCCTGATTTATATTCTGGACAGAAAATTGATAACTTTTTAATTATTGAACAATTGCATGCCAGTAAACGGTCGCAATTATATTTAGCTGAAGATTTGTTAGCAGATGCCGACAATGAAAACAATCAGGTATTATTAAAAACACCATCGGTGAATTATCAGGATGACCCAAAATATATCGAAGGCTTTTTGCGTGAAGAGTGGATTGGCCGCCGTTTAAATCATCCTGCGGTGATGTCGGTCTATCCACCAAGAGAAGATCGCAAGTTTCTTTACCATAGTTGCCAATATATTAGCGGCGATAATCTTCGGCAATGGATTTTTGATCATCCAAAGCCAGCGATGTCTGAAGTTCGTAATTTGTTAAAACAGATTGTAAGCGCGGTTAGAGTGGTGCACCGCATGCAGATATTGCACCAAGATTTAAAGCCAGAGAATTTAATGTTAGATCAGCAAGGCAGAGTGTTGCTGATTGATTTTGGCTCGGCTAGGGTGGCAGGTGAGCAAAATATAAACCTTGATGATGACCTGCCGCTGCCGCCCGGAACCAAAAACTATATGGCACCAGAATACTTTCTGGATAGCGGAAATATTGATACCAGCGCCGAGCAGTTTTCAATTGCAGTAATGGCCTATGAAATGTTGTCGGGCCAGTTACCTTACAAAGAACAAGCAGGGAGTAGTATTCGGGTACGCCATTATCAGCATTTGCATTATCAGTCGTTGCTTAAGCATCGGCCAGACTTACCGTGGTGGATTGATATGGCCATTGAAAAGGCCTGTAGCCCGGATCCTAAAAACCGTTACTCTGCCTTGTCTGAATTTTTACAAGATCTTTCAATGCCAAACCCACTATTTAAACTGCCAAAGCAACAGCCGTTGTTAGAACGAAACCCACTCGTGTTCTGGCAAGGTGTTTCTGCTTTTTTGTTGTTATTAAACTTGGTGAGTTGGGTTACTGATTAG
- a CDS encoding NarK family nitrate/nitrite MFS transporter, with amino-acid sequence MENPDRINLFSFQGKMKVLHLSWIAFFITFVVWFNHAPLTLAISESLGLTREQLKTLLILNVALTIPARVVIGMLTDKYGPRLVYSWLLALCSIPCFMYAFAETFTQAAVARFMLGAIGAGFVVGIRMVSEWFPARQLGTAEGIYGGWGNFGSAAAAMALPTLAIVIGSIFGTDDGWRYAIGITGLISLIYSVIYYKNVTDTPKGSTYFRPKNLGAMEVTSKGDFVLLLVMKIPMYAALALLAWKLSPAGVSMLEQSVVLSIYVGLCALYLFECWKAWQVNCEIFEKPVAEIHQYKFKQVAVLNILYFATFGSELAVISMLPLFFADTFGLNPVMAGLVASAYAFMNLMSRPGGGIISDKFGRKPTLLVLTAGLALGYLLMGYVDSSWPLAFAVIAAMACSFFVQAGEGAVFAVVPLIKRRLTGQIAGMTGAYGNVGAVFYLTVLSLVSYQTFFFVIAGTAVLGFVTLLFLEEPEGQVAEVLPDGTVTMIDVT; translated from the coding sequence ATGGAAAATCCAGATAGAATTAACCTGTTCTCATTTCAGGGAAAAATGAAAGTTCTACATTTGTCCTGGATTGCTTTTTTTATCACCTTCGTGGTGTGGTTTAACCATGCACCGCTCACGTTGGCGATTTCTGAAAGCTTGGGATTGACGCGAGAGCAGTTAAAAACCTTGCTGATATTGAATGTGGCCTTAACCATTCCGGCACGGGTTGTAATCGGCATGCTGACCGATAAATATGGGCCCAGATTAGTATATTCATGGCTGTTAGCGCTATGTAGTATTCCTTGCTTTATGTATGCATTTGCTGAAACCTTTACTCAGGCAGCAGTTGCGCGCTTTATGTTAGGCGCGATAGGTGCAGGCTTTGTGGTCGGAATACGAATGGTTTCAGAGTGGTTTCCTGCCCGTCAGTTAGGTACCGCTGAAGGTATTTATGGTGGTTGGGGCAACTTTGGTTCTGCTGCTGCGGCAATGGCGTTGCCTACGCTAGCGATTGTTATTGGATCAATATTCGGAACCGATGATGGCTGGAGGTATGCCATTGGTATTACTGGATTGATCTCGTTAATTTATAGCGTTATCTATTATAAAAACGTAACCGATACTCCGAAAGGTTCGACCTACTTTAGGCCTAAAAACCTCGGTGCAATGGAAGTGACCTCAAAGGGTGACTTTGTACTGTTGTTAGTGATGAAAATCCCAATGTATGCCGCTTTAGCACTGTTAGCATGGAAATTGTCACCTGCGGGCGTTTCTATGTTAGAGCAATCGGTTGTACTGTCTATTTATGTCGGACTCTGTGCATTGTATTTATTCGAGTGTTGGAAAGCATGGCAGGTAAATTGCGAGATTTTCGAAAAACCAGTAGCTGAAATTCATCAGTATAAATTCAAGCAAGTCGCAGTATTAAATATTTTATATTTTGCTACTTTCGGTTCAGAACTGGCTGTGATTTCTATGTTGCCATTATTCTTTGCCGATACCTTTGGTTTAAATCCGGTTATGGCCGGTTTGGTTGCATCAGCTTATGCCTTTATGAATTTAATGTCTCGACCTGGTGGTGGCATTATTAGCGATAAATTTGGCCGTAAACCGACCTTATTGGTATTAACGGCTGGCCTGGCGTTGGGTTACTTGCTGATGGGGTACGTGGATAGTAGTTGGCCATTAGCTTTCGCAGTAATTGCAGCGATGGCTTGTTCATTCTTTGTTCAGGCAGGTGAAGGCGCGGTATTTGCGGTAGTTCCTTTAATTAAACGCCGCCTTACCGGTCAAATTGCTGGCATGACAGGTGCTTACGGTAACGTAGGCGCGGTGTTCTATCTGACGGTATTGTCATTGGTCAGCTACCAGACTTTCTTTTTCGTGATTGCCGGTACAGCGGTGTTGGGCTTTGTTACCTTGTTATTTTTGGAAGAGCCAGAAGGGCAGGTGGCAGAGGTTTTACCCGATGGTACGGTGACTATGATTGATGTGACTTGA